The Elusimicrobiota bacterium genomic sequence GGTTACAGTTTGAAAAATTGAGAATAATTATTCCAAAAGTAAGAAGAATCGGAGTAATCTATAACACTAAAGAAAATGAAAGTATTATTCAAAAAGCCAGAGAAACAGCTATAAATATAGGATTTGTTCTGAAAACATATCAGGTTGAATCTACAGAAGACATACAAAAGATTCCAAAAGTAGAAGAAATGAATATTGATGTTTTATGGTTAGTTACAGATACCATTGTTTGCCAGCCAGCAATTATTAAACAAATTCTTTACTCTTGTCTGAAAAATAAAATTCCGGTTATGGGAATTTCGTCGAGTTATGTTAAAGCAGGAGCACTTCTGGCTTTATCTTGTGATTATGAAGATATTGGTAGACAGGCAGGTGAAATAGCTGAAAAAATTTTAAATGGAGAAGACTTAGCTACTATTCAAGTCAGTGTACCAAGAAAGACAAAACTATATTTAAATATATCTGTGGCTGATAGGTTAGGGATAAAAATCCCTAAGGAAATTATAGAAAAATCAGAAAAGGTGTTTGGAAAATGAAATTAAATATTGCTACTAAAATTAATTTACTTACTGTCTCATTAATTGTAATTTTTACCAGTTTTCTTGGTTGGCTTTTTGTAAGACATGAAACAAGTGCTATTAAGAC encodes the following:
- a CDS encoding ABC transporter substrate-binding protein, with amino-acid sequence MNRKLLYIIFCLIFLTTWCISAKQSVIVVIKSKDIAPYNTALEGFKEVVKERSILVTFKEYNLEETNVIEKVRNEKPDLILTIGTSATKLVSEKIKDIPIIFSMIIDPEGVGLKSKNLTGSSLDIPIRLQFEKLRIIIPKVRRIGVIYNTKENESIIQKARETAINIGFVLKTYQVESTEDIQKIPKVEEMNIDVLWLVTDTIVCQPAIIKQILYSCLKNKIPVMGISSSYVKAGALLALSCDYEDIGRQAGEIAEKILNGEDLATIQVSVPRKTKLYLNISVADRLGIKIPKEIIEKSEKVFGK